The following proteins are encoded in a genomic region of Thermococcus pacificus:
- a CDS encoding Sjogren's syndrome/scleroderma autoantigen 1 family protein: MKGPTEWEMRNIIMPLLLSGAKMLDRHCPKCGSPLFEKDGRVFCPVCEHRAKQEKSEMRGVEERLKEKLSELANSLPDDIDELEKHLRAMEKIIELLERYRKLEGGE; the protein is encoded by the coding sequence ATGAAGGGCCCAACCGAGTGGGAGATGCGGAACATCATAATGCCCCTCCTGCTCTCCGGCGCGAAGATGCTCGACAGACACTGCCCCAAGTGCGGCTCGCCCCTCTTTGAGAAGGACGGCAGGGTTTTCTGCCCCGTCTGCGAGCACAGGGCGAAGCAGGAAAAGAGCGAGATGAGGGGCGTCGAGGAGAGGCTGAAGGAGAAACTCTCCGAGCTAGCAAACTCCCTGCCGGATGATATCGACGAACTGGAGAAACACTTAAGGGCAATGGAGAAGATAATAGAACTGCTGGAGCGCTACAGAAAACTGGAGGGAGGAGAATGA
- a CDS encoding helix-turn-helix domain-containing protein: MKNVKVLEALNDGPKTIEEIAEKTGIKPMEVRRYLLRFVEQGKVESYQKEGKLFWKIKEKSEEEEEFKYV; encoded by the coding sequence ATGAAGAACGTGAAGGTGCTGGAGGCCCTTAACGACGGCCCGAAGACCATCGAGGAGATAGCCGAGAAAACGGGCATAAAGCCTATGGAGGTAAGGCGCTACCTGCTCCGCTTCGTCGAGCAGGGGAAGGTTGAGAGCTATCAGAAGGAAGGCAAGCTCTTCTGGAAGATCAAGGAGAAGAGCGAGGAAGAAGAGGAGTTTAAGTACGTCTGA
- the trmBL2 gene encoding HTH-type transcriptional regulator TrmBL2 codes for MVKDKMVELLQEHFELNLYEARAYVALVGFGVLTPAELASVSEVPAPRTYDVLRSLEKKGFAISQPGKVNKYRPVHPENILEKFIEEWQERVKEELEAKKKAKEELLQLMRPLIETEIPKYGVEKVWVVRGIRNATLKTKEMFEEVKEQILLADDGYIAINLESDLIKAIDNGAKAKIIVTPNVLQRLGTSKIMDYYKKGKLELKVLDKFELPMLICDDEVFFALEDMAARYFNYETQIWIKDFRVKALFEAKFNEYWEKAKKA; via the coding sequence ATGGTTAAGGACAAGATGGTAGAGCTCCTCCAGGAGCACTTTGAGTTGAACCTCTACGAGGCAAGGGCGTACGTGGCACTGGTCGGCTTTGGAGTTCTGACACCGGCCGAGCTTGCCAGCGTCTCGGAGGTTCCGGCACCGAGAACCTACGACGTTCTCAGGAGCCTTGAGAAGAAGGGCTTCGCCATAAGCCAGCCAGGCAAGGTCAACAAGTACAGGCCCGTCCACCCGGAGAACATCCTCGAGAAGTTCATCGAGGAGTGGCAGGAGCGCGTCAAGGAGGAGCTTGAGGCCAAGAAGAAGGCGAAGGAAGAGCTCCTCCAGCTCATGAGGCCCCTCATTGAGACCGAGATTCCCAAGTACGGCGTCGAGAAGGTCTGGGTTGTCAGGGGCATAAGGAACGCCACCCTCAAGACCAAGGAGATGTTCGAGGAAGTCAAGGAGCAGATTCTCTTAGCGGACGACGGCTACATCGCCATAAACCTTGAGAGCGACCTCATCAAGGCGATAGACAACGGTGCCAAGGCCAAGATAATCGTTACCCCGAACGTCCTCCAGAGGCTCGGCACGTCTAAGATAATGGACTACTACAAGAAGGGCAAGCTCGAGCTCAAGGTCCTCGACAAGTTCGAGCTCCCGATGCTCATCTGCGACGACGAGGTCTTCTTCGCCCTCGAGGACATGGCAGCAAGGTACTTCAACTACGAGACCCAGATATGGATCAAGGACTTCAGGGTGAAGGCCCTGTTCGAGGCCAAGTTCAACGAGTACTGGGAGAAGGCCAAGAAGGCCTGA
- a CDS encoding arginase family protein produces the protein MVTFIPFGEKPNRDGVLYVLQFLKRNKLIEDYMIVESSRVELLPDRIPQDRAYIIGEHLATYGIVEKLRPNSLLSIDAHTDLMHDYLDHGSWLAYALKERLVNRAVVLAPVLMIPTTERTQLWTRRVKIFPALLRSRKVRGKWRAYKNLQTNDLLEILDETKKYLGREIYLTVDLDVLRPEYKIARFQHGELTLEELLEILEEVKKNFKISAFDIAEVSDRIRRSKLGKKAFAEVFQLLTG, from the coding sequence ATGGTAACGTTCATTCCCTTCGGCGAGAAGCCCAACCGCGACGGCGTTCTCTACGTTCTCCAGTTCCTGAAGAGGAACAAGCTCATAGAGGACTACATGATAGTGGAGTCCAGCCGGGTTGAGCTGTTGCCCGATAGGATACCCCAGGACCGTGCATACATAATAGGCGAGCACCTCGCCACATACGGCATCGTGGAAAAACTCAGACCGAACTCACTCCTCAGCATAGACGCCCACACTGATCTGATGCACGACTACCTCGACCACGGCTCCTGGCTGGCCTACGCCCTCAAAGAAAGGCTGGTAAACAGGGCCGTGGTTCTGGCGCCTGTTCTCATGATACCCACCACGGAGAGAACCCAGCTATGGACGAGGCGTGTCAAGATCTTCCCGGCCCTGCTGAGAAGCAGGAAGGTCCGCGGGAAGTGGAGGGCTTACAAGAACCTCCAGACGAACGATTTGCTTGAGATACTCGACGAGACGAAGAAGTACCTCGGAAGGGAGATATACCTGACCGTCGACCTCGACGTCCTCCGGCCGGAGTACAAGATAGCCCGCTTCCAGCACGGTGAACTGACGCTCGAGGAGCTTCTGGAGATCCTGGAAGAGGTCAAGAAGAACTTTAAAATAAGTGCCTTTGACATAGCAGAGGTCTCGGACAGGATTAGACGCTCAAAGCTCGGGAAAAAGGCCTTTGCTGAAGTCTTCCAGCTCCTAACGGGGTGA
- the hxlAB gene encoding bifunctional 3-hexulose-6-phosphate synthase/6-phospho-3-hexuloisomerase produces the protein MILQVALDLTDIEQAISIAEKAARGGAHWLEVGTPLIKKEGMRAVELMKRRFPDRKIVADLKTMDTGALEVEMAARHGADVVSILGVADDKTIMDAVEVARRYGIRVMVDLIGVKDKVKRAKELEKMGVHYILVHTGIDEQVQGKSPLEDLEKVVKAVKVPVAVAGGLNLQTIPKVVELGATIIIVGGAITKAEDPEDVTRKIIDLFWGEYMMTIRKAMTDITEHINGVAESLKLEQVRGFVDAMIGANKIFIYGAGRSGLVGKAFAMRLMHLDFNVYVVGETITPAFEQGDLLIAISGSGETKSIVDAAQIARAQGGKVVAITSYANSTLGKLADVVLEIPGRTKSDVPTDYIARQMLTKYKWIAPMGTLFEDSTMIFLDGVIALLMATFQKTEKDMKRKHATLE, from the coding sequence ATGATACTTCAAGTTGCCCTTGACCTTACTGACATTGAACAGGCCATTTCTATTGCCGAGAAAGCCGCACGCGGCGGTGCCCACTGGCTTGAGGTCGGAACTCCACTCATCAAGAAGGAGGGAATGCGCGCCGTCGAACTCATGAAGAGGCGCTTCCCGGACAGGAAAATCGTCGCCGATCTAAAGACCATGGACACCGGGGCCCTCGAAGTCGAGATGGCGGCGAGGCACGGCGCGGACGTCGTCTCCATCCTCGGCGTTGCCGACGACAAAACCATAATGGACGCGGTTGAAGTCGCCAGACGCTACGGGATAAGGGTCATGGTCGACCTCATAGGCGTCAAGGACAAGGTGAAGCGCGCCAAGGAACTCGAGAAGATGGGCGTTCACTACATACTCGTCCACACCGGTATAGACGAGCAGGTCCAGGGGAAGAGCCCGCTCGAAGACCTTGAGAAGGTCGTCAAGGCCGTCAAGGTTCCCGTTGCAGTTGCGGGCGGCCTCAACCTCCAGACCATTCCGAAGGTGGTAGAGCTCGGTGCCACCATAATAATCGTAGGCGGCGCCATAACGAAGGCCGAGGATCCGGAGGACGTTACGAGGAAGATAATAGACCTCTTCTGGGGCGAGTATATGATGACGATAAGGAAGGCCATGACCGACATAACCGAGCACATAAACGGGGTTGCGGAGAGCCTCAAGCTGGAGCAGGTTCGCGGCTTCGTTGACGCCATGATAGGGGCGAACAAGATATTCATCTACGGTGCAGGAAGGAGCGGCCTCGTTGGAAAGGCCTTCGCCATGAGGCTCATGCACCTCGACTTCAACGTCTACGTCGTCGGTGAGACGATAACGCCGGCATTCGAGCAGGGGGACCTCCTAATAGCCATCAGCGGTTCCGGAGAAACCAAGAGCATCGTCGACGCTGCTCAGATAGCAAGGGCCCAGGGCGGAAAGGTTGTCGCAATAACGTCCTACGCCAATTCCACCCTTGGAAAGCTCGCCGATGTCGTCCTTGAGATACCGGGAAGAACTAAGAGCGACGTTCCGACCGACTACATAGCCCGCCAGATGCTCACCAAGTACAAGTGGATAGCCCCGATGGGAACGCTCTTCGAGGACTCAACGATGATATTCCTCGACGGCGTTATAGCTCTCCTAATGGCCACCTTCCAGAAGACCGAGAAGGACATGAAGAGGAAGCACGCCACTCTGGAGTGA
- a CDS encoding HAD family hydrolase — MKAVFFDIDGTLLTEMPLIELFLPQVYEKLSKKLGIDRESARERFLREIFGRRDTYDWHDWNFFFKLFDLDMDYSELMKRYPHKIHVYPDTLPTLEWLKGEGYKLGVITSGPAYQRLKLELTGLSGYFDVIVTRDDVKAIKPEPKIFLHALENAGVEPEEALMVGDSLSQDVYGAKNVGMTAVWINRDGEPGYHMADYEIRTLHELRKILGGVE; from the coding sequence ATGAAGGCGGTGTTCTTCGACATAGACGGAACCCTGCTAACCGAAATGCCACTCATAGAGCTGTTCCTGCCCCAGGTCTACGAGAAACTCTCAAAGAAGCTCGGAATCGACAGGGAGAGTGCCAGGGAGCGCTTTCTAAGGGAGATATTCGGCAGGAGGGACACCTACGACTGGCACGACTGGAACTTCTTCTTCAAGCTCTTCGACCTTGACATGGACTACTCTGAACTGATGAAGCGCTACCCCCACAAGATTCATGTTTACCCAGACACCCTTCCGACCCTCGAGTGGCTCAAGGGTGAGGGCTACAAACTCGGCGTCATCACCAGCGGGCCTGCCTATCAGAGGCTCAAGCTTGAACTCACTGGTTTGAGCGGCTACTTCGATGTAATCGTCACGAGGGATGATGTAAAGGCGATAAAGCCCGAACCAAAGATCTTCCTCCACGCCCTGGAGAATGCAGGGGTTGAGCCGGAGGAGGCTTTAATGGTCGGCGATTCCCTCAGCCAGGACGTTTACGGCGCGAAGAACGTTGGGATGACAGCCGTTTGGATAAACCGCGATGGAGAACCCGGCTATCACATGGCAGACTATGAAATAAGAACCCTTCACGAGCTTAGGAAAATCCTGGGGGGAGTGGAATGA